From Butyricimonas paravirosa, one genomic window encodes:
- a CDS encoding type I restriction enzyme HsdR N-terminal domain-containing protein encodes MKSLNLPPFEYKVKKQNGQIWIFDMIRKRYVVLTPEEWVRQHFIHFLIENKGYPAQLIAVEKEIQVCGMKRRFDLVCYDRQANPYLIVECKAPSVALSQVVFDQAFQYNLSIAARFIAITNGCLHFCGEISDDGKFQMLAEIPNFCG; translated from the coding sequence GTGAAAAGTTTGAACTTACCTCCTTTCGAGTACAAGGTGAAAAAGCAGAACGGGCAGATCTGGATTTTCGATATGATCCGGAAAAGGTACGTCGTTTTGACCCCGGAAGAGTGGGTAAGGCAGCATTTCATTCATTTCCTGATCGAGAATAAAGGTTATCCTGCCCAGTTGATTGCTGTCGAGAAAGAGATTCAAGTGTGCGGTATGAAGAGGCGTTTCGATCTGGTATGTTATGACCGGCAGGCGAACCCTTACTTGATCGTGGAGTGTAAAGCGCCTTCCGTGGCGTTGTCGCAAGTCGTCTTCGATCAGGCATTCCAGTATAATTTGTCCATTGCAGCTCGTTTTATCGCGATAACGAACGGGTGTTTGCATTTTTGCGGGGAGATCTCCGATGATGGAAAATTTCAAATGTTAGCCGAAATTCCGAATTTTTGCGGGTAA
- the meaB gene encoding methylmalonyl Co-A mutase-associated GTPase MeaB, with product MQQNIEHPENEACYEGLAVNKGIEQPDPVNPAIAERLKHLRKKTLTADEYVAGILRGDINILSQAITLVESARIDHQAMAQEVINRCLPNTGKSVRIGITGVPGAGKSTFIEAFGKFLTGQGHKIAVLAIDPSSERSKGSILGDKTRMEELACDPHAYIRPSPSAGSLGGVARKTREAMLLCEAAGFDITLIETVGVGQSETAVHSMVDFFLLVQIAGAGDELQGIKRGIMEMADSIIINKADGNNITRAELAKVQLQNALHLFPPHESGVEPKVMTCSAYEKTGIKEIWENILHYCSETQQSKYFDIRRSEQAKYWMYETIDEQLRNRFYQSQKEQIKEAEEKVQHNEESSFAAAFRLLDNYFKEDTKL from the coding sequence ATGCAACAAAATATAGAACATCCTGAAAACGAAGCTTGTTATGAAGGACTAGCCGTCAACAAGGGTATCGAACAGCCGGATCCCGTGAACCCGGCAATCGCGGAAAGATTGAAGCATCTGAGGAAAAAGACGCTTACCGCAGACGAGTACGTGGCAGGTATTCTTCGCGGGGACATTAACATTTTAAGCCAAGCCATTACCCTTGTGGAAAGCGCCCGCATTGACCACCAAGCCATGGCACAGGAAGTGATCAACCGTTGTCTCCCGAACACGGGCAAATCCGTCCGTATCGGGATCACGGGAGTACCCGGAGCCGGGAAAAGTACTTTTATCGAGGCTTTCGGGAAATTCCTCACCGGACAAGGACATAAAATCGCCGTGCTTGCCATCGACCCGAGTAGTGAACGCTCGAAAGGGAGTATTCTTGGAGACAAAACCCGTATGGAAGAGTTAGCCTGTGATCCACACGCCTACATCCGCCCTTCCCCATCGGCTGGCTCGCTAGGTGGCGTAGCCCGCAAAACGAGAGAGGCCATGTTACTCTGCGAGGCTGCCGGATTTGACATCACCTTGATTGAAACCGTCGGGGTCGGTCAAAGTGAAACCGCCGTGCATTCCATGGTCGATTTCTTCCTGTTGGTACAAATTGCCGGAGCCGGGGATGAATTGCAAGGCATCAAGCGAGGCATCATGGAAATGGCCGACAGCATCATCATTAACAAGGCTGACGGTAACAACATCACCCGTGCCGAACTTGCTAAAGTTCAGTTGCAAAATGCTCTTCATCTCTTTCCCCCTCATGAATCAGGCGTGGAACCGAAGGTCATGACCTGCTCTGCTTACGAGAAAACCGGGATCAAGGAAATATGGGAAAACATACTGCACTATTGCAGCGAAACCCAACAAAGCAAATATTTCGACATCCGTCGCAGCGAACAAGCCAAGTACTGGATGTACGAAACCATTGACGAACAACTAAGGAATCGTTTCTACCAGAGCCAGAAAGAACAAATAAAAGAGGCTGAAGAAAAAGTGCAACATAACGAGGAAAGTTCTTTTGCCGCGGCCTTCCGCTTGTTAGACAACTATTTCAAGGAAGACACGAAACTATAA
- a CDS encoding efflux RND transporter permease subunit, whose translation MDSYKILLIARYEGKLLCRNFVFLLLCGFMLLGIVVFHVFLQSDWRVFEYSVNLPSGMPYANAYLWGIMQSFLVIFVVGDFVYRDNIEKTNDVFLARDFSNLEYLTGKLVGVVVVFLVLNVISMFICMLVHLFASSFRFNVGLYLFYLLTVSLPALLFMSGLVFMIKIWIKFRFFALTGLVMFLFLSLFVFSTKTLGIFDFMASRVPHIFSSMVGHPAMGSYLLHRLVFVLVGVGCFVISVYGFKRLPNNTGRSRRLGVVGVVFVLLGFLTGWLYWLPHQVARETRNDWVTIQKKYDAYPKVKIEQHEIKYDIRGEKILARSVISVRNSNLFRVDSVIFYLNPSLEVTGVTAGSHNVNFTRNQQIVVIEKSLHPDERCELDLSYSGAIDPRICYLDISPERYDEQEQDELFACYGKRFVFTGKDFTLLTPEALWYPVSKSVTELMNPYVNTSEYTDYTLTVVPAQGNTVVSQGKLTVSGDTSYFTNSRKLQGITLISGQFYRDSFRLAGNPLLFEFYGTKKSMLGSAWGDYPQALESSLKRTFTALQWMSPGGKYPFDKLTFVEVPVSFYAFERSWKEKNDYVHPEMQFYREWRGVVPSEFRRRMKKVKTKEERSAEWFQKYILGEEYARRVQKHDVPELSVKEVLFNRKQERSRRRSENLFGAWPKNKYSIGPLLMACGTLIVSDEIPVIHRMMTIVQRQAEMREMALPDKLSYHWEGVKFLMHHSLWDALHADSAGSCMESVIYLKALQLQRYILTQVAWADFSVFMDDFLKEHPFQEVSLDYFLDAFQAKFDWDLREYIPQWLHERGVPKLLVRNFHTRRIQTENSEKRFVHFKVWNPTGVDAIVSLEAWESARKKIIDQHYLIEAGCAREVNYYLMQPSSDFLRVRLNTNLSQNLPGEYENAMESCNLSRLDAGRFDCDTSLFYPSENEIIVDDEDEGFKVIKRESFFFTRKREGYQRHIFSPTSWSPVFNDDINSYGEFVRGFHCKGAGGKQADVEWNARIPRNGTYEMYIYMGMFLNDWVQPLHRYTFCHDGLEESIILYINGLSAGVKSVIRYAGKEPIEFWTTPFTSRGGWVAAGTFQLAEGNVKLVLHDDGLKNNEVLMADAVKWVRIE comes from the coding sequence ATGGATAGTTATAAGATTTTATTGATTGCTCGTTACGAGGGAAAATTACTTTGTCGTAATTTTGTATTTCTATTATTGTGTGGCTTTATGTTGTTGGGGATTGTCGTGTTTCATGTCTTTCTCCAGAGTGATTGGCGGGTATTTGAGTACTCGGTGAATTTACCTTCCGGGATGCCATACGCTAATGCTTATCTTTGGGGGATCATGCAGTCGTTTCTTGTGATTTTTGTTGTGGGAGATTTTGTTTATCGGGATAACATTGAAAAGACAAATGATGTGTTTCTGGCACGGGATTTCAGTAATTTGGAATATTTGACAGGAAAGCTTGTTGGGGTGGTGGTCGTATTTTTGGTATTGAATGTTATTTCCATGTTTATTTGTATGCTCGTTCATTTATTTGCGAGTAGCTTTAGATTTAATGTCGGACTTTACCTTTTCTATTTGTTGACAGTTTCTTTGCCAGCCTTGTTATTCATGTCCGGTTTGGTTTTCATGATAAAAATATGGATAAAATTCCGTTTTTTTGCTTTAACGGGACTGGTGATGTTCTTGTTTCTTTCCCTTTTTGTCTTTTCAACAAAAACCTTGGGAATATTTGATTTCATGGCATCCCGGGTCCCTCATATATTTTCTTCGATGGTGGGACATCCGGCTATGGGGAGTTATTTGTTGCACCGGTTGGTGTTCGTGTTGGTTGGGGTGGGATGTTTCGTGATTTCCGTGTATGGATTCAAACGTCTCCCTAATAATACAGGACGGTCGAGAAGGTTGGGTGTAGTTGGGGTGGTGTTCGTGCTGTTGGGATTCCTGACTGGTTGGTTATATTGGTTACCACATCAAGTGGCGCGAGAGACAAGGAACGATTGGGTCACTATCCAGAAAAAGTACGATGCATATCCTAAAGTAAAGATTGAGCAGCATGAAATCAAGTATGATATTCGTGGTGAAAAGATATTAGCTCGTAGCGTGATTTCTGTCCGAAATAGTAATTTATTCCGGGTGGATTCTGTGATTTTTTATTTGAATCCTTCTTTGGAAGTGACAGGAGTCACAGCCGGAAGCCATAACGTGAATTTCACGAGGAATCAGCAGATTGTGGTGATTGAAAAATCGCTACACCCGGATGAACGGTGTGAGCTGGACCTTTCTTATTCGGGAGCGATTGATCCGCGGATTTGTTATTTGGATATATCTCCGGAGCGATACGATGAGCAGGAACAGGATGAGCTTTTCGCTTGTTACGGGAAAAGATTTGTTTTCACGGGAAAAGATTTCACGTTATTAACCCCGGAAGCTTTATGGTATCCTGTGAGTAAATCCGTGACTGAGTTAATGAATCCTTACGTGAACACTTCTGAATACACGGATTACACGCTTACGGTTGTGCCCGCTCAAGGCAATACGGTTGTATCGCAAGGTAAGTTGACGGTCTCGGGAGATACAAGCTATTTCACTAATAGCCGTAAGTTACAGGGAATTACCTTGATTTCCGGTCAGTTTTATCGAGACTCGTTTCGACTTGCGGGCAATCCTTTGCTTTTCGAGTTTTATGGAACGAAAAAATCGATGTTGGGGAGTGCTTGGGGGGACTATCCACAAGCTCTGGAATCGAGTTTGAAGCGTACATTTACCGCGCTTCAGTGGATGAGTCCCGGGGGAAAGTACCCGTTTGATAAGTTGACTTTCGTGGAAGTGCCTGTTTCTTTTTATGCCTTCGAGCGTTCTTGGAAAGAGAAGAATGATTATGTTCATCCAGAAATGCAGTTTTACAGGGAATGGAGGGGTGTTGTCCCTTCTGAATTTCGACGAAGGATGAAAAAAGTAAAAACCAAAGAAGAAAGGTCCGCGGAATGGTTTCAGAAATATATCTTAGGCGAAGAATACGCGCGTAGGGTGCAAAAACATGATGTCCCGGAATTGTCTGTTAAAGAAGTATTATTTAATCGTAAACAGGAACGGAGTCGGAGGAGGAGTGAAAATTTATTTGGTGCTTGGCCGAAGAATAAATATAGTATAGGACCGCTTTTGATGGCGTGTGGCACGTTGATCGTGTCCGATGAAATCCCCGTTATCCACCGGATGATGACGATCGTGCAAAGGCAGGCAGAGATGAGGGAAATGGCCTTGCCGGATAAATTATCTTATCATTGGGAAGGTGTGAAGTTTCTTATGCATCATAGTTTATGGGATGCTTTACATGCGGATAGTGCTGGTTCTTGCATGGAGAGTGTTATTTACTTGAAAGCATTGCAACTTCAACGTTATATTTTGACTCAAGTGGCGTGGGCGGATTTTTCGGTCTTCATGGATGACTTTTTGAAAGAACATCCTTTTCAAGAAGTGAGTTTGGATTATTTTCTGGATGCATTTCAGGCAAAGTTTGATTGGGATTTAAGGGAATATATCCCTCAATGGTTGCATGAACGTGGCGTGCCGAAGCTACTTGTACGAAATTTTCATACGCGAAGAATCCAGACGGAGAATTCAGAGAAACGATTTGTACATTTTAAAGTATGGAACCCCACGGGAGTGGATGCGATTGTTTCTTTAGAGGCGTGGGAGAGCGCGAGGAAGAAAATAATAGATCAACATTACTTGATTGAAGCAGGCTGTGCCAGGGAAGTGAATTATTATCTGATGCAACCAAGTTCTGATTTCCTGAGAGTACGGTTAAATACTAATTTGTCTCAGAATTTACCGGGTGAATACGAAAATGCAATGGAATCCTGTAATTTGTCAAGGTTGGATGCAGGTCGTTTTGATTGTGACACGTCGTTATTCTATCCTTCTGAAAATGAAATCATCGTGGATGATGAGGACGAAGGATTCAAGGTTATAAAAAGAGAAAGTTTCTTTTTTACCCGTAAGCGGGAAGGTTATCAAAGACACATTTTTAGTCCAACCTCGTGGAGCCCTGTTTTTAATGATGATATAAATAGTTATGGCGAATTTGTCCGGGGGTTCCATTGTAAAGGTGCCGGGGGAAAGCAGGCGGACGTGGAGTGGAATGCTCGAATTCCTAGGAATGGAACGTATGAAATGTATATTTACATGGGAATGTTTTTGAATGATTGGGTGCAGCCGCTTCATCGTTATACTTTTTGTCATGATGGTTTGGAAGAGAGTATTATATTGTATATTAATGGTTTGAGTGCTGGGGTGAAAAGTGTTATTCGTTATGCAGGTAAAGAGCCTATTGAATTTTGGACGACTCCTTTCACTTCTCGCGGAGGATGGGTGGCGGCCGGAACATTTCAATTAGCAGAGGGGAACGTGAAGTTAGTGCTGCATGATGATGGCCTGAAAAATAATGAGGTCTTGATGGCCGATGCGGTGAAATGGGTGCGGATTGAATAG
- the ppdK gene encoding pyruvate, phosphate dikinase has translation MSTKYVYTFGDGKAEGKADMKNLLGGKGANLAEMNLIGVPVPAGFTITTEVCTLYNQEGKDAVVKLIENDVKAGIAATEKLMNAKFGSKGEAFPLLVSVRSGARVSMPGMMDTVLNLGMNDDAVKIVAEKSGNARFAWDSYRRFVQMYGDVVMGVAAGKGEHNPFEVEIDKLKAEKNISNDTEFSAEDLQELVRRFKIVVKTKTGKDFPTCPWEQLWGAICAVFDSWMTERAVLYRQLNQIPEEWGTAVNVQAMVYGNMGNNSATGVAFTRDAATGEDIFNGEYLINAQGEDVVAGIRTPQEITIEGSRRWAKMQNISEEERAAKYPSLEESMPAAYAELNAVQQKLEDYFHDMQDLEFTIQDGKLWMLQTRNGKRTGTAMVKMAVDMLEQGMINEETAILRLEAAKLDELLHPVFDKESQSKAKVLTKGLPASPGAACGRVVFFADEAEEWKNRGEQVVLVRLETSPEDLRGMNVSEGILTARGGMTSHAAVVARGMGKCCVSGAGEIVVDYHKRTFTVKGVTINEGDWISLNGSTGEVYLGKVATTEASLDHDFRTIMDLAEKHTRMYVRTNADTPRDAKVARDFGAKGVGLCRTEHMFFEGDRIDAMREMILSDTVEQRRIALSKILPMQRSDFEGILEAMDGFGVTIRLLDPPLHEFTPNEPESQKYMAEKMGISVEVVKEKVDALHEFNPMLGHRGCRLGITYPEITEMQARAIIEAACNLKLKGFNPKPEIMVPLVGTVKELRQQANIIRCTADVVFAEKGVKVDYMVGTMIEIPRAALTADQIAEVAEFFSFGTNDLTQMTFGYSRDDAGKFLPEYIKKGILKTDPFAVLDQEGVGQLVQMGAQKGRSANSKLKLGICGEHGGEPSSVIFCDKVGMDYVSCSPFRVPIARLAAAQAAIMHAKK, from the coding sequence ATGAGTACGAAGTACGTTTACACCTTTGGTGACGGAAAAGCAGAAGGAAAAGCAGACATGAAAAACCTGCTAGGCGGTAAAGGCGCCAATCTTGCCGAAATGAATCTCATCGGAGTTCCTGTTCCTGCTGGTTTTACTATTACAACAGAAGTTTGTACCCTTTATAATCAAGAAGGAAAAGACGCTGTCGTAAAACTAATTGAGAATGACGTTAAAGCTGGCATTGCAGCTACAGAAAAGTTAATGAATGCCAAATTCGGATCAAAAGGAGAGGCCTTCCCTCTTTTAGTTTCCGTACGTTCCGGAGCCAGGGTGTCCATGCCGGGTATGATGGACACAGTGTTAAACTTGGGAATGAATGATGATGCCGTTAAAATCGTGGCCGAAAAATCAGGTAACGCCAGATTTGCATGGGATTCATATCGTCGTTTCGTACAAATGTATGGAGATGTCGTGATGGGCGTTGCAGCCGGAAAAGGCGAACACAACCCGTTCGAAGTTGAAATCGACAAATTAAAAGCAGAAAAAAATATTTCTAACGACACAGAATTCTCGGCTGAAGACCTGCAAGAACTTGTTCGTCGTTTCAAAATTGTCGTTAAAACCAAAACCGGTAAAGATTTCCCGACCTGCCCGTGGGAGCAATTATGGGGAGCCATCTGCGCCGTGTTCGATTCATGGATGACGGAGCGCGCCGTTCTGTACCGCCAGTTGAATCAAATCCCGGAAGAATGGGGAACAGCGGTGAATGTTCAAGCTATGGTTTACGGAAACATGGGTAACAATTCTGCGACCGGAGTTGCTTTCACGCGTGATGCCGCTACCGGTGAAGATATTTTCAACGGAGAGTACCTGATCAATGCGCAAGGAGAGGATGTTGTTGCCGGAATCCGTACCCCGCAGGAGATTACCATCGAGGGATCTCGCCGCTGGGCTAAAATGCAGAATATTTCAGAAGAAGAGCGTGCCGCTAAATATCCTTCACTGGAAGAATCCATGCCAGCCGCCTACGCAGAATTAAATGCCGTTCAACAAAAATTGGAAGACTATTTCCACGACATGCAAGACCTTGAATTTACCATCCAAGACGGTAAATTATGGATGTTGCAAACCCGTAACGGAAAACGTACCGGTACGGCTATGGTAAAAATGGCGGTTGACATGCTCGAACAAGGCATGATCAATGAAGAAACAGCAATTCTTCGCCTTGAAGCAGCAAAACTGGATGAATTACTTCACCCGGTATTCGACAAAGAATCACAATCCAAAGCAAAAGTATTAACCAAAGGTTTACCGGCATCCCCGGGAGCCGCTTGCGGACGTGTCGTGTTCTTTGCTGACGAGGCGGAAGAATGGAAAAACAGAGGCGAGCAAGTAGTATTAGTTCGTTTGGAAACTTCTCCCGAAGATTTACGCGGAATGAACGTTTCCGAAGGTATCCTCACCGCACGCGGGGGTATGACCTCTCACGCAGCTGTTGTTGCCCGCGGTATGGGTAAATGCTGTGTTTCCGGAGCCGGAGAAATCGTTGTTGATTACCACAAACGTACCTTTACCGTGAAAGGTGTTACCATCAATGAAGGCGACTGGATTTCTTTGAACGGTTCTACCGGAGAAGTTTACTTGGGTAAAGTAGCCACCACCGAGGCGTCACTGGACCATGACTTCAGAACTATCATGGATTTGGCCGAGAAACATACTCGCATGTACGTGAGAACCAATGCAGACACACCTCGTGATGCCAAAGTAGCACGTGATTTCGGAGCCAAGGGTGTTGGTCTTTGCCGCACGGAGCACATGTTCTTCGAAGGCGACCGTATCGACGCCATGCGTGAAATGATCCTGTCTGATACCGTTGAACAACGCCGTATCGCTTTGTCAAAAATCCTCCCGATGCAAAGAAGTGACTTCGAGGGAATCCTTGAGGCTATGGACGGATTCGGAGTTACCATCCGTTTGTTAGACCCGCCATTACATGAATTTACCCCGAACGAGCCGGAATCTCAAAAATATATGGCTGAAAAAATGGGTATTTCAGTAGAAGTTGTCAAAGAAAAAGTGGATGCGTTACACGAATTCAACCCGATGTTAGGTCACCGCGGTTGCCGTTTAGGAATCACTTACCCGGAAATCACAGAAATGCAAGCCCGTGCAATCATTGAAGCTGCTTGTAACTTGAAGCTGAAAGGCTTTAACCCGAAGCCGGAAATTATGGTTCCGTTGGTAGGTACTGTGAAAGAATTAAGACAACAAGCGAACATCATCCGTTGCACTGCTGACGTGGTATTTGCAGAAAAGGGCGTAAAAGTAGATTACATGGTAGGAACCATGATCGAAATTCCTCGTGCCGCGTTAACCGCAGACCAGATTGCAGAAGTTGCAGAATTCTTCTCTTTCGGTACGAACGACTTAACCCAGATGACTTTCGGATATTCTCGCGATGACGCTGGTAAATTCTTACCGGAATATATCAAGAAAGGTATCTTGAAAACCGATCCGTTCGCCGTATTGGATCAAGAAGGCGTGGGACAATTAGTTCAAATGGGAGCCCAAAAAGGACGTTCAGCCAACAGCAAGTTGAAACTCGGAATCTGTGGAGAACATGGTGGAGAACCCTCTTCCGTGATCTTCTGTGACAAAGTGGGCATGGACTACGTTTCATGTTCACCGTTCCGTGTACCCATCGCACGTTTGGCTGCCGCGCAGGCTGCTATCATGCACGCGAAAAAATAA
- a CDS encoding TIGR01212 family radical SAM protein (This family includes YhcC from E. coli K-12, an uncharacterized radical SAM protein.), whose amino-acid sequence MKFKPGKKRYNDYPTFFKTLFEERVQKLSIDGGFTCPNRDGSKGVGGCSFCNNESFNPDYCRAVRGITEQIDEGIRFFARKYKGQRYLAYFQAYSNTYAPLDVLKLRYEEALAHPMISGLVVGTRPDVVSKEILDYLEELAQRYYVCVEYGVESVNDTVLRQVSRGHDFAVAEQAIRATAGRGITIGAHLIFGLPGESRESMLEGAIRLCELPIQVLKLHQLQIVKGTRLAEQYLENPALFRLYTLDEYLDFVVEVIERIRPDVYLERFVNQSPPEYLIAPQWGIKNFEFTAKLDKRLEELDTWQGRLKDKS is encoded by the coding sequence ATGAAATTTAAACCCGGTAAAAAACGATATAATGACTATCCGACTTTTTTTAAAACTCTTTTCGAGGAAAGAGTACAAAAGTTGTCGATAGATGGAGGATTCACTTGTCCTAACCGGGATGGGAGTAAGGGTGTGGGGGGATGTTCGTTTTGTAATAACGAGAGTTTTAACCCCGATTATTGTCGAGCGGTGCGGGGAATTACGGAACAGATCGATGAAGGCATCCGTTTCTTTGCCCGGAAGTATAAGGGACAACGATATTTGGCTTATTTTCAGGCGTATTCGAACACGTATGCGCCATTAGACGTGTTGAAGTTACGTTATGAAGAGGCTTTGGCTCATCCGATGATTTCGGGATTGGTGGTCGGGACGCGACCGGATGTCGTGAGCAAGGAAATTCTGGATTATCTGGAAGAGTTGGCTCAACGATATTATGTTTGCGTGGAATACGGGGTGGAGTCCGTGAATGATACTGTTTTACGTCAGGTAAGCCGGGGACATGATTTTGCCGTTGCAGAACAGGCTATCCGTGCAACAGCGGGACGTGGAATAACGATTGGTGCGCATTTGATTTTCGGGTTACCGGGGGAAAGTCGTGAATCTATGTTGGAGGGGGCTATTCGTTTGTGTGAATTGCCAATTCAAGTATTAAAACTTCACCAGTTGCAAATCGTGAAAGGGACTCGATTGGCGGAACAATACTTGGAAAATCCGGCACTCTTTCGTCTTTACACGTTGGATGAGTATTTGGATTTTGTCGTGGAAGTTATCGAACGTATCCGGCCCGATGTTTATTTGGAGCGTTTCGTGAATCAATCACCTCCCGAATATTTAATCGCTCCACAATGGGGAATTAAAAATTTCGAGTTCACGGCAAAATTGGATAAACGTTTGGAGGAATTGGATACGTGGCAGGGAAGGTTGAAGGATAAAAGTTAA
- a CDS encoding prolyl-tRNA synthetase associated domain-containing protein, producing the protein MVGQEKVYETLAALGIEFEYTEHPAAPTIEIARQYWKNLDSTHCKNLFFRNHKGNRHYLVILQCDHDMAIHDMEKMLKQGKLSFASEARMEKYLGLHPGSVSPFGLLNDVEHHVYVFLDKHLQEAKRLSFHPNDNHASLAIKTEDFIRYMDYVGNAYEWIELY; encoded by the coding sequence ATGGTAGGACAGGAGAAAGTATATGAAACGTTGGCAGCTCTGGGGATAGAGTTTGAATATACGGAACATCCGGCTGCACCGACGATCGAGATTGCCAGACAATATTGGAAAAATCTGGATAGTACACATTGCAAGAACTTGTTTTTCAGAAATCACAAGGGGAATCGTCATTATTTGGTAATTCTTCAATGTGATCATGATATGGCTATCCATGATATGGAAAAAATGTTGAAGCAGGGTAAGTTAAGTTTTGCCTCTGAAGCTCGAATGGAAAAATACCTGGGATTGCATCCCGGATCTGTAAGTCCTTTCGGCTTGCTGAATGACGTGGAACACCACGTGTACGTGTTCTTGGATAAACATCTGCAAGAAGCGAAAAGATTATCATTCCACCCGAATGACAATCACGCCTCGTTAGCCATAAAAACGGAAGATTTCATCCGTTATATGGATTACGTGGGAAATGCTTACGAGTGGATCGAACTATATTAA
- a CDS encoding aspartate kinase, translating to MISVAQAVEGIVKHKPYLSESLAAGIINISALARQIQEEVEKLLGKPVNAGAIVMALNRLAPYLQVREQVQLNKLLNNMGDIILRSNLCDYTFKNSNTLMDCHIRVLKSIARRDEVFYTMVQGVFETNLVVSEIMEGMVDEHFKEEQCIFKKNGLSSVTLKLPKGNILQPGFYYCIMKELSWEGINLTEVISSTNEFTVVVDNSLIDKTFVVLKNISRK from the coding sequence ATGATCAGTGTAGCCCAGGCAGTGGAAGGAATCGTGAAGCACAAGCCTTATTTGTCGGAATCTTTGGCGGCAGGGATTATCAATATCTCGGCTTTGGCCCGACAGATACAGGAAGAAGTGGAGAAATTATTGGGGAAGCCGGTAAATGCAGGTGCAATCGTGATGGCGTTGAATCGGTTGGCTCCTTATTTACAAGTGCGGGAACAGGTACAATTAAACAAGTTGCTGAATAACATGGGGGATATTATCCTGAGGAGTAACTTGTGTGATTACACGTTTAAAAATTCGAATACTCTGATGGATTGCCATATCCGGGTGCTGAAATCCATTGCACGAAGAGATGAGGTCTTCTACACGATGGTGCAGGGGGTTTTCGAGACCAACCTTGTCGTGAGTGAAATCATGGAAGGGATGGTGGATGAACATTTCAAGGAGGAACAGTGTATTTTCAAAAAGAATGGTTTGTCGTCCGTTACGTTGAAGCTCCCTAAAGGAAATATATTGCAACCCGGTTTCTATTATTGCATAATGAAGGAGTTATCTTGGGAGGGGATCAACTTGACGGAGGTTATTTCTTCCACCAACGAGTTTACCGTTGTGGTAGATAATTCGTTAATAGACAAAACGTTTGTGGTGTTGAAGAACATCAGTCGGAAATAG